Proteins encoded within one genomic window of Halomonas sp. YLGW01:
- the pabC gene encoding aminodeoxychorismate lyase translates to MDEAVLPLDDRGLAYGDGVFETVLVRDGTPVLWEAHLARLTRGCERLGFPAPPRDTLEALPGRAPAGLSVLKLIVTRGSGGRGYLAPADPQPRLRVQRMPFAPAEARWHEGVRVRHCALRLGIQPRLAGLKHLNRLENVLARGEWSDPGIAEGLLCDSEGRLVEATCMNLFWQRAGRLETPRLDRCGVAGTLRQALLDDQPIAEVEATPERLMEVEALWLGNSLQGLWPVTRLDDDEGRALITWTIGETHRRLQNDAQRLLGYPSLT, encoded by the coding sequence ATGGACGAGGCTGTGCTGCCGTTGGATGATCGCGGCCTGGCCTACGGCGACGGGGTCTTCGAGACCGTGCTGGTGCGTGACGGCACCCCGGTGCTGTGGGAGGCGCACCTGGCACGCCTCACGCGTGGCTGCGAACGGCTGGGCTTCCCTGCACCGCCCCGAGACACCCTCGAGGCATTGCCCGGTCGGGCGCCGGCCGGGCTCAGCGTGCTGAAGCTGATCGTGACTCGCGGCAGCGGGGGGCGAGGCTATCTGGCGCCGGCCGACCCTCAGCCTCGCCTGCGGGTACAGCGCATGCCCTTCGCGCCCGCCGAGGCACGCTGGCACGAGGGTGTGCGGGTGCGTCACTGCGCCCTGCGCCTAGGCATCCAGCCGCGCCTGGCCGGCCTCAAGCACCTCAATCGGCTGGAGAACGTGCTGGCCCGCGGCGAGTGGTCCGATCCCGGCATCGCCGAGGGGCTCTTGTGCGACAGCGAGGGGCGTCTCGTCGAGGCCACCTGCATGAACCTCTTCTGGCAGCGGGCCGGGCGACTGGAAACCCCGCGGCTCGATCGCTGCGGGGTGGCCGGCACCCTGCGTCAGGCACTGCTGGACGACCAGCCGATCGCGGAAGTCGAGGCGACCCCCGAGCGGCTCATGGAGGTCGAGGCCCTGTGGCTCGGCAACTCCCTGCAGGGGCTCTGGCCGGTGACTCGGCTCGATGACGACGAAGGCCGTGCGCTCATCACCTGGACGATCGGCGAGACACACCGTCGATTGCAGAACGACGCCCAGCGCCTGCTGGGCTATCCGTCGCTGACCTGA